DNA from Arthrobacter sp. SLBN-112:
ACCACCATCCGGCAGTTCAAGAAGGACCTGAACTGGAACGCCGCCTACTACAAACTCGCCGGCGGGATCTGACCCAGTGGCACGGCTGAGGTCCCGGCCCCTGCCATGGGCAAAAACCTCGTGATGCACGGCAAGCCACCCCGGCTGCCGAGGCTTGAGGACGTGGCGGAGCTGGCCGGGGTCTCACACCAGACCGTGTCGCGGGTGGTCAACAGCCACCCCAACGTGAGCGCCGGGACCCGGGAAAAGGTGGAAGCGGCCATTGCCCGGCTGGGCTACCGCCGCAACACCGCCGCCCGGAGCCTGGTCACCCGGCGCTCGCAGACCATCGGGGTCCTGGGCAGCGAACTTTCACAGTACGGGCCCGCCAATACGCTGCTGGGAGTGGAACGCGCTGCACGGGACGCAGGGTATTTCGTCAGCGTCGCTGCGTTGCGGGAGGTCAGCCGGGAGACCATCCTGGACGCCGTCAGGCACTTCCTGGACCAGTCGGTGGACGGCATCGTGGTGATCGTTCCGCACCTTCAGACGCTGGCCGCGCTGGCCGAACTTCCCATCGGCGTGCCGGTGGTGGCCGTGGGACCGGAGGGGAATGACGCAGTTGGCGGCGTCAGGGTGGACCAGCGCCGCGGGGCCGAGCTGGCGGTGTGGCACCTGATAGGGCAGGGGCACGTCCGGATCGGTCACGTCGCGGGGCCGCAGGACTGGATTGATGCTGTGGCCCGCGCCGACGGCTGGCGGTCCACCCTGGCGTCGGCCGGGCTCGAGGCGGACCTGATCATCGAGGGCGACTGGAGCGCCGGCAGCGGCTATGAAATCGGGCGGCGGATTGCGGCCACCCGCCGCGCTACCGCCATCTTTGTTGGCAACGACCAGATGGCCCTCGGGGTCCTGCGCGCCCTGACCGAGGCCGGCATCAAGGTGCCGCAGGACGTGTCCGTCGTGGGCTTCGATGACCAGCCCGAGGCCGGC
Protein-coding regions in this window:
- a CDS encoding LacI family DNA-binding transcriptional regulator, producing MGKNLVMHGKPPRLPRLEDVAELAGVSHQTVSRVVNSHPNVSAGTREKVEAAIARLGYRRNTAARSLVTRRSQTIGVLGSELSQYGPANTLLGVERAARDAGYFVSVAALREVSRETILDAVRHFLDQSVDGIVVIVPHLQTLAALAELPIGVPVVAVGPEGNDAVGGVRVDQRRGAELAVWHLIGQGHVRIGHVAGPQDWIDAVARADGWRSTLASAGLEADLIIEGDWSAGSGYEIGRRIAATRRATAIFVGNDQMALGVLRALTEAGIKVPQDVSVVGFDDQPEAGYFSPPLTVVRQDFEELGRRCMQMMLTALDGADGPRTLVVQPELVLRSSTAPPA